The Rhipicephalus sanguineus isolate Rsan-2018 chromosome 4, BIME_Rsan_1.4, whole genome shotgun sequence DNA window cgtgtgcatgtgtggaagaagttcttgacagttcttgaacacggtcaacatcaccgtgatcagtaagcaccagcagctggtcatgattgtCATCGGATCCagtcgtgatagcggtgacgaggggtccaagtgtggtgaagtatgaggtatagtacagctgttggaaattgtgaatgcctcggtcatttcgacGGCAAAGTGTCTGTCGATGTAAGCCGTCGAGgccggtaggcctggatagtgctacgtagaccaacatcagtggatggcgcttgtcgtattcgtagactacctgggcgtatgtggtctaCGTATCCTAGTGTACAAAgaggctgtcaatcaatctgacattatcctcggtcagcacgaggccattgcccagcctcgtaagaaatgaagagaacactgcgtcgttcttgcggaccaactgcacattacggtgcgctgatgtgaatatcacacgtaactttcgttaatgtattcctccggggtcgagcaatgcttcaatatagcttgctgaatcataggaatacaaatgcaatgtttattagactgctaaaaaagcggagccaacgctgaaACCAccgacattaatctgatatgacgcctgtatcgtaggagtatacatcgtaggagtatcatgtagtgtttattactttcttgcaaaattagatggccatcaccacaaccacaattaacgttgcaccgacattacgccttcatacgctgtttttccaaatcactttatagatctggcgtggctctgtggtagaatacctgattgccacgtagaatgcctgggttcgattcctgctgggataccaattttcatcctttccattcgtcgggtcaacgctgccgatgacggtttttcttaacgctctcgcatttaagttagtaatgtctgttctcgccgttcctgggtaaactgtcagtcacctgtggcgcatacccgtacactgcggcccatggtaaacgggtatttgccacacgtgtctggagcaaagggtttgacgacgtactcgacaggattttcacgttattcatgtcatgacccgacagtcatattcgtcaaatcgtcttaccctcccatgccaatttcggtctacaccaagctaagggggcgatcatgagaacatcCAGAAggtggcggctagatagatagatagatagatagatagatagatagatagatagatagatagatagatagatagatagatacgtagatagaaacgctcaaagtgccaaaggttcgctaagaaatgcttcgcatttaaaaagccctCCGAGATAGATGATAATGAGTCATGTTATCGTGGAAAGTGAGTAGCGAGTCCCTGTATCTTCCAGCGTTCCCGCCTGCGAATCCGCCGGGACCGCCGCGGTGAGCGATACctcgcgcacggtcatgggcaaACTCATTGGCGTTGGGGACATCGGGATGTACGTTGgcacccatgtgggccgggaaccatgttATGGTGTGAAACCCGGCAGCCCCCTCGCAGCCGAGGATGACCGCTGCCTCACGCGAGATCGAGCCCGAGGCGAAAGCCCTAGCTGCGGAACGCGAATCTGTAAAGACAATTGGACGCGATGCGTCCTTCATTGCTATGGCGATGGCGATTTGCTCAGCCACCGTTGCCGAAACCTTTCTAACCGAGGCAGAGCATAGGAGTGTGCCACTATGATCGACCGAGACCACTGCGAAGCTATAAACAAACTATAAGTCAAGCTAAAGAATATTGCGACGGTGCCTTCATTCATCACGTTTAAAATGCATGAAGAATTTCTACATCATCACAACAAACACTTGAACATGTACATTGTGACAAGTGCAAAGCCAAAGCATTCGGGCATCCAGTAAAGGCGCCATGAACATATTTTCTATATTACCCCCTATCCCCCCGGGAAGAAACAGAAACAGCGTTACAGTTCGAGTCATCAACAGTGACCGGTGGATCGCGCAAGAAGCGCAGGAGCGCGTGCACGGCCTTATTTGACGTGAAGTACTGTCCAGAGCATagcattatctctctctctctctctctcttccttctctTTCCAACTCTTTATTTTCCAACCCCAGTAGAGGGCAGCAAACTATATACCCGCATCTATCTGGTTAACATCCCcgccatctctctctttctctcagtctctttctctctctgtctcttcctCACTCTGGCGGGGGTCGGTCTGCAGATAGAGACCACCGCCAGAACATTTTGCAGGTGTTCAGCTCTGCTCTCTACAGAATTGTACTCGACGGACAGTAAAGGGTGCCTACACATCCTCACTGCTACGAATATTGTGTATTACTTAAAGCCAAGATTCTTTTATTAAAACCAGGCTTTTTATGGCCTTCCTTCCAGACAGCTTGTCTGGTTTAGTTGGTAATAATGCATAATGATAGCTACGGAAAGTTATCTACACAACGCAAACGGTGAACGAGAAGCCACAAACGCTTCCGCCGACCCCGGTACGTAGCGCCACAGCACGTACAGTGCAATCTACAATCGCGTTGGATCACGAGGTCACAGATCACATGGTAAGTGCTGCCGTGTCTTGTTGATTTCATGGGCAAAGATATAATCAAAGTTGCTCTGCAAGGCGTGACTCAGAACATGAACAAACTCACAGTATTAAATTGACCACTTCAAATTGTCTCGGATACAATCTAATTGCCAAATTCCTGTTGGATTCACCTTAATAGACAGGAAACAAAATCCGTGTATATAATATCACCGAAATAGCACCTCTGCAGACTCCCTCAATGCGCGAGTAAACACACACAGGTGTCGAACACGTGCACCCGGCCCAGCATAAGTTTGCGGCGGACGCGTGCACACTTGATACGAAAGCTGCCATTTTAAGGGAAAAGTTGACCTAGTAGGTCGTGAGCATGCGGCACTTCGATCGCGCATTTTAGGACTCCGGTGAGTGGATGCAGACCCAGCAATATCAACGTGATGTATATAGAATTGCCAAGGTTCCCATATGTCTGGAATGTAATGGAGCTTTACGTGATGTCTAGGTCCTATTTAATAATCGCTGGATGAAGATGTTCATTTGAAATAGAATTTCTTTATGGTTCATACAGTTATCATGCACCTCGGCGACTTCCAGTATTTACGTAAATTGTGTCGCCGCGAAGACTGAGCTTCGTGccatttggttggtaacaacatTATTGAAactcctgcagagctttcgccgaccgggccttaggtctcccacgtcgagacgtcgaggccttgcctcaccgccatATTTGTACTTTTTTCCCGAGGCTACAGCTGGCAACATTTACCACGACGCACAACGCTGTGTGCCGACGGAGAAAAATAGTTGTTGTCGAGTATACAGCTATGTCGGCTGCATGAGCGTTGTGCTGTCGCAGCAAATGAGTTTGTACGCGGAGAGATCGCTGAAGTATGCTAAATATTTCATCTTTTGTTTTGCGTGCTTGGAGTGCGTGCTTGAGATGACAATGCTACGTTTGCCTACCGcgttattgcgacagcaattgtaACAAAATGTCAGATCAAATGGAGAAACGATGCTCGCTATCACGCAGCACTGATAACAAACTTTCAGTTCTGGTGCTTTCAGGAATGCATTCGCCGAACTCGTACACTGAGTGGTCTTGGCTGTCACAAATCTTTGAAAGGGAGGCACGAAAAAAATGTTGTTACAACGCAAGTGTGCGCGCATCATCAAGTCCCGGTGGCCCCACACACGACTGACATAACTCGCTGGAAACGTTGGTCTAGAGGGAGCACACGACGCCACTCTATCTTCGCAAAGCTACAACAACAGTCGAGGATTGAAGCGCATTTTAATCCTGTTAAATCGTGCTTGCAAACCATCAGCAGGTGAGCTATAACTGAGACCTTCGCCTCGAGGAAGATGTTTTATATCGACTCTCTATGAGCTTAGTTCcaagaactcacagggttccttatgtattcgcctaagacgactgaaaggcgaaagccatctgatTTTCCTCCCCCACCCGtttccggaagctttctgcacctaatgtggttttgcactgcctccgtgatcggcgcacctttgaccaagcggcggtACCATCTAAtaacgtcatcatttgacgtcgcggtctgtgaggtcatgatgacaccacaaattttggcgatgtaCCATGTCGTATAGGGAACttatcacgtgataattttttgagtcattcgtgttgacgcctacGCCGCCGAAGCCGAAGGCCAATTTTcgctttgatgaggcatctaaggctcaaCAGACAACACTTTATCGCCTTATTATATTTTATTTGGAGGCGCTCCTCTACGTTTCATTTCTTAGTGCATTACTAATGTTCAATATTGGGCTCAAGAGATCGTCGCGCGTGAAAACACTGTTGGCTACTTCGGTGCTGTTGCTTCTAAGAATAATAACTATAGTCGGGTAAGACTTTAGAAGACAGCGGGGTTTCCACCTCAAAAGTGGATGCACAGAAGGCTGCACCAATGAGCGTGCGTCCTGGACTGATCTCATAAGCCGGACGGTCGGTGAAGCTGCGGGTGGAGACCATTGCCCAGTGTAGATGATCCGGACTCTTTCTTTAGTTTCGGAGGCGCCAGAATGCCGCgtttcggtcatctgggcggggcctcctGTCTTCTTGAGTTGTGTAATAACaaaaaaacggagagaaagagagaaagaaggaatatATGAAAGGCAGGTAGCTTAACTAGACTTCGTCCAGCCTGCTACCTTCCACATGGagaggggaataagggagtaaaagagaccgcctgtgatacgctggactgtgtgtgtgtgtgtgtgtgtgtgtgtgtgtgtgtgtgtgtgtgtgtgtgtgtgtgtgtgtgtgtgtgtgtgtgtgtgtgtgtgtgtgcgtgtgcgtgtgcgtgtgcgtgtgtgtgtgtgtgtgtgtgtgtgtgtgtgtgtgtgtgtgtgtgtgtgtgtgtgtgtgtaatgtgtatccctttctctctctagtAAAGCAAAAAAAGTGTAGCAATTACTACGCTGTGATTGGACATTAATATTGACTTAGGTACTTTATTTGCTTACTTCCATGCTGCCACACTGTCCTTCGGAAGAAATCCGATTGATATAATCATGCCAGTAGTACTAATACTATAATGGAACATGGCTTGCGTCCTCGGGAACTTTGCATTAAAAAGGCTTTCTCTTGGATTTGTTGTTGTACGACGCCTTGATATTTTAAACAAACACAAGAATTGGTGCCCATCCTCCACTGTTCGCTTTTGAGCACATCTCTCACTGGATCTGGCAGGTATTTTGAGAATTTTTAATGCCTTTTGTTGTTTGCTTAATGAGCTTGTCTTCAACACACCGACAAACATGTGTTGTGAAGTacagcctagcaacaacctagaatcacctagctaaagcctagcaacaacttagaagcaacctagaaacaacttagcatcacctatataaagcctagcaacaacctaaaaCTAActcagaaacaacctagcatcagctagctaaagcctaacggcaacctagaagcaaccagaatagacttcagaattgtccagcttCGCTCTTTCATGCCTTCCGCGATTTAGTGCACGCTTTCCTATTTTAATTTTTCCAGTAGACGTAAACACGTATATCTGCTTCGTTTCTTATATGCATAACATCAACCGAACATTACCTTCGTTATTTAAGATATCCTTTTGTATTAGAATTTTCTTATCGCACAAGCATTCGCTGTGCCGTTGCGCTGCTCAgctcgtggtcatgggttcgggTTACCATTCAAGCCTGATTCATCTTGAATTGTCGCGGTGCCCGAGTATCGCTAATGTAACAGCACCAAATGTTTAAGGTAATCAGTTGACCAGCAGTGTCATTTAGTGGGTGCTGAAAATAGCATTCTTTACGTTTCAAATGTATTTATAAAATGACGACTATCCCCATTGATATACCGGCGACATACCTGCGGTGGTAATCTCGGGCAATCACTATCGCGGCATTTTATGAGGATATTGCTGGACTGGTTCGGCGTCTCAAGTCCACACCGCTCACCATCAGCGCGCAAGAAATGTGGCCTGGCCGCTCATTGAGGCCGAACGAGTCCGGCGCTAGTTTAGTGAAATCTTGAAGCAGTTACAGTATCTTCGAAAGTGATCACCCGAGAGCAGCGCCCCTGTTGCTATCACTGTCCTCAATAGCTTCACGACATGGCATCACGCCATTGTGAACAGAAAGTAATGCTTGTGTTAACTTACCACTTGAGCTGTTCCTGTAGAAACACTAAGTGGTGTGCCCAGAAAATGTAAGCATTCAGTCATCATTGCCCCGTCGGTCGTTCATCATCGGCCTGTCCCTCGACATTTCCGGATTCGTGCTCTCGGGTACGTTGCATACGAGATGACGCAGGAGGAACTCCGCTTGCGGATTCTTGAAGAAGCAAACACTGATCTCGGCACTGACATTGAAGCTTCTCTGCTGGTGGCACACTAAGAAAACGGTTAAACTTCGTCTAACTTCTCAAATGACAAACTGATTTCAAGAACACTTAAGGTAAAACGTTTCCCAGATGGCGCCTTACAAATTCCGTTCAATTGCACTAACTTGAATTGAGGTTTGGAGAGAAGCCAtttaaaaagcaagaaaagctCCCGAATAAGAATAGATATATGCTGTAAATTACATAAATATTTCATTGATAATACCTTGCTGATGTTATTTTTTACGGCTTTCAGAAGCACCTGGCGAAGATGTAGAGGAGAAAGCCAGCCTACCAAATCATAGACGGAGTTCCTAGGTGCATAGCACTGAATCCTGACAGGCTTAGAGAAAGTCTCCAGTTCAGAGCGACGAAAGGAGACTTCGTACAGTCAACGTTTCCGAAGAGCGGAACGCATTGGCTATTGTACATCACCCAGTTCATTCTCAGGAATGGACAACAGATGACAACGTACCAAGAGTTCGCCAAAGAATGGCGCTTCCTCGAGTACATGGACATCAAAAACTTCAGCTCGTCTCTACCTCTGAGGACATTCGTTACGCACTTGGCCTTGGACGAGCGCCCGATGACCAAAGAAGGCAAGTACATCTACCTTACTCGCAATCCATGGGATATCTGCGTCTCCTTCTACCACATGATGACCAACGTGAGCCTCTTCGGATTCCAAAACGGAAAGTTCGAAGATTTCGTCGATGCTTTCATAAGTGGCCACTTGGGCTACGGCGACTACTTCGAACACGTAGCAGCGGGCTACGCATTGAGGAAGCAGCCGAATGTGCTCTTCGTGACTTACGAGGAGCTCAAGAAGAACACCCGCGAGGTGGTGCTGAGGGTGGCGTACTTCCTCGGTGAGCAGTATGGTCGTTCTCTGGAGCAGGACGATGCGTTACTTCACAAACTGCTGGAGAGATCGCAGCCCGGTTACATGCGCGACGTGGTGGTTGTTGACTTGACCGGTAAAGATAACCCGCAATGGAACGAGGTACTTTCGCGCGCGAAGGTCACCTGCATCGAAGGCCACGAAGGGGACGAGAATAAGTACGCGTACGTGAGAACTGGCAAAGTCGGAGGTTGGAAGGATTACTTCACACCCGATCTGCTCCGGAAGATGGAGAGTCGGATTCTGGAAGCCGAGAAGGAGTCATCCTTCATGGACCTCTGGAAGGACATCAGGGCTGAAGCGATTATGCGCATGCAGGATACCGAATAAACAACTCTACTATGCCACTTTTAGAACACTTTTTGCGTCGCTAAGCCAGAATGGACGACCACATTCGCTAAGCAGGGCAACCAGATATCTGACACAGAAAATGCTTGAAGTGTCGCTAATACAGCGAAGGAGTGACGCGATAGCTG harbors:
- the LOC119391467 gene encoding sulfotransferase ssu-1-like; translation: MTTYQEFAKEWRFLEYMDIKNFSSSLPLRTFVTHLALDERPMTKEGKYIYLTRNPWDICVSFYHMMTNVSLFGFQNGKFEDFVDAFISGHLGYGDYFEHVAAGYALRKQPNVLFVTYEELKKNTREVVLRVAYFLGEQYGRSLEQDDALLHKLLERSQPGYMRDVVVVDLTGKDNPQWNEVLSRAKVTCIEGHEGDENKYAYVRTGKVGGWKDYFTPDLLRKMESRILEAEKESSFMDLWKDIRAEAIMRMQDTE